The Candidatus Desulfofervidus auxilii DNA segment TGTGATCCTTCTTGGTGTGTCAGAAGCAGAGATAGACCCCGTTTTTACTTATGGATTAACTCCCATTATTTATGAGTACAAAATAGCCTCTATGCTTTCTGAAATCGCACAAAAGAATAATACTAATATAGCTGTATTTATAAAAATTGATACCGGAATGGGAAGATTGGGAGTGTTTTATAAAGAAGCTCCTCTCTTTCTTAAGAAAGTTTCAGCCTTACCAGGTCTCAAAATTCAAGGTCTTACTTCTCATCTGGCTGTTGCCGAGACAGATAAAACCTTTACAGAAAAACAGATAAATCGGTTTAAAACTGTTTTAGATGAGGCTCAAAAGGCAGGTATAAACTTACCTTATAACCATATTGCCAACAGTATGGCCTCACTTCAATATAAAGAGAGCTTATTTCAAATAGTGAGACCTGGTTTAAGTATTTATGGAATATACCCTATACCTTTGCTTAAAAAGAAAATAAACCTTCAACCAGCAATGAGTTTTAAAACAAGAATCCTTTATTTAAAATCTATTCCTCCTAAGATAGGAGTGAGTTATGGACATACCTTTGTTACTACCCAAAAAACAAAAGTGGCGGTATTGCCTGTAGGTTATGACCAAGGGCTCTTTCGGCAGCTTTCTAACAAAGGAGAGGTAATTATAAAAGGCAAAAAAGCCCCTATCATTGGAACTATTTGTATGCATCTTACTATGGTAGATGTAACCCATATAGATGGAATAGAAATCGGAGAAGAGGTAGTAATTTTAGGAAAACAAGGAAGAGAGCAAATTACGGCTGAAGAAATTGCCCAAAAGGCTAATACCATTAGTTACGACGTGTTATGCCGTTTTGGCAGAAGTAATCCTAGAAGATTTAAGGGTTAATGCTTTACGAAGTTTTGACGAAGGCAAAATTTGGGTGGGTGCCGTAAGGCACGAAGTTTTTATGCTGTATTATGTGAAGTGTCCGCATATTCTCCTATCAATATCCATGAAAGCGGCAACAACTAACTCACTTGGTCTTTCTCCCCAAATACGTTCATTGCTTTCATATTCATTATCCCAAAACATATTTTATTTCCTTTTTCAGAAGCATTTTATGGTGTGGCCATATTGAACATCTACCTCTTTTGACTTTCATAAATTCCATACCTATTTTTGCAAAATGGAGCCAATTAATAACGGAGCAATGAAAGTGGTTAGCAGCACAAAACTCCACACTCTCCCTTTAAGAATATTGTAATCTGCGAATAACCTGTTCCATGAATGACCCATAACATAGTGGCCGAAGACAAATTCAAACAAAATGGTTAGTATCAGCCAAAGTGCCCCAATCAAAAGCAAATCAGTTTTGGTGTAGTTGATTTTCAAATTACTGAGAAACAAATAGGTCACCACCAGAATAACACAGATGAAGATAACTGTGCTGATAACGTGTCCCACCTGTTCGCCCACCTTAGATGTAATAAACGATTCTCTAAACGCCCCATTCAAGATAGCTGCAACAACAAGTATAAACCATATTCCAAGAGCATATAGAAATATCTTTGTCTCCATTCTAATCCATTCTGATAGTTCTCCATCTCATAAATATTTTCCACGTGTATTCAATTTCAGTTAACTGGCGCAGCGATGTCTCCTTATCTTATTCACATCTGCATTACAGATATACTACTATTTTGGCGGTATATCCAATATTAAAGTAGTTACACACTCCATAAATCATTGT contains these protein-coding regions:
- the alr gene encoding alanine racemase, with protein sequence MQAGWLEINLKAIGNNLKEIKKIIGKNVKTMPVVKANAYGHGLVPVARKLEEVGADFLAVSYIEEGIKLRKAGIKMPIVILLGVSEAEIDPVFTYGLTPIIYEYKIASMLSEIAQKNNTNIAVFIKIDTGMGRLGVFYKEAPLFLKKVSALPGLKIQGLTSHLAVAETDKTFTEKQINRFKTVLDEAQKAGINLPYNHIANSMASLQYKESLFQIVRPGLSIYGIYPIPLLKKKINLQPAMSFKTRILYLKSIPPKIGVSYGHTFVTTQKTKVAVLPVGYDQGLFRQLSNKGEVIIKGKKAPIIGTICMHLTMVDVTHIDGIEIGEEVVILGKQGREQITAEEIAQKANTISYDVLCRFGRSNPRRFKG